A region from the uncultured Draconibacterium sp. genome encodes:
- a CDS encoding YrdB family protein, producing the protein MHKHPVNLALRFFLEIAALVALGKWGWQLTNTWHKYLLALAVPLLAALIWGVFAVPNDPSRSGKAPVPVSGAVRLLIELLFFALAGAVLFQMEYILAAAILAIATLVHYLLSYQRVRWLLRQKAGQNRS; encoded by the coding sequence ATGCATAAACATCCGGTAAATCTTGCACTTCGTTTTTTTCTTGAAATTGCAGCACTTGTTGCCTTGGGAAAATGGGGCTGGCAGCTTACCAACACCTGGCACAAATACCTCCTGGCGTTGGCAGTGCCGTTGTTGGCTGCTCTTATTTGGGGAGTGTTTGCAGTACCCAACGATCCCAGCCGCTCGGGAAAAGCACCAGTGCCGGTTAGTGGGGCAGTACGTTTACTTATCGAGCTGCTGTTTTTTGCCCTGGCAGGTGCAGTACTGTTTCAAATGGAATATATTTTGGCGGCAGCAATACTGGCAATAGCCACGCTGGTACATTACCTGCTTTCTTACCAGCGTGTGCGCTGGCTTCTCAGGCAAAAAGCCGGGCAAAACAGGAGTTGA
- a CDS encoding acyltransferase family protein translates to MSSTSRLFYIDNLRIFLISLVVLLHLNITYGAPGDWYYNESEDGFPEIIVQTMFNMTNQAFFMGLFFFISAYFTAASIQRKTSGRFLKDRLVRLGIPLLVFYFLLNPLTNFIHYNLIKHEAVTFLEFLGNQRARGFGPLWFVETLLLFTMLYLPISKMKWKIKMAWPGTGKLVLAALGMGLAQYLIRIWLPVGWSMPYTGFQFPFFVQYIVMLVTGVLAYNNNWLDAISFKNALRWFVFAQLMIWLVLPVILYVGGKNGGVETFMGGGSWQSFAWAIWEQLVGVAMIIGLLGLAKRYWNKQGNVARQLSGSAYGVFIFHAPIIVGVSALFVSWQNINQLLKFMVVAPLALLVCFVFAWLIKQIPGIKKVI, encoded by the coding sequence ATGTCATCAACATCGCGCCTTTTTTATATCGATAACCTGCGTATTTTTTTAATAAGTCTGGTGGTGCTGCTTCACCTGAATATTACCTATGGTGCTCCCGGCGACTGGTACTACAACGAGTCGGAAGACGGTTTTCCCGAAATAATTGTACAAACCATGTTTAACATGACCAACCAGGCTTTTTTTATGGGCCTGTTCTTTTTTATTTCGGCCTATTTTACCGCTGCGTCCATACAACGTAAAACAAGCGGCCGGTTTTTAAAAGACCGCCTGGTTCGTTTGGGTATTCCCTTGCTCGTCTTCTATTTTTTACTGAATCCGTTAACCAATTTTATTCATTACAACCTTATCAAACACGAAGCGGTAACATTTCTCGAATTTTTAGGAAATCAGCGTGCACGCGGTTTTGGCCCACTGTGGTTTGTTGAAACACTGTTGCTGTTTACAATGCTCTATTTGCCCATAAGTAAGATGAAATGGAAAATTAAAATGGCCTGGCCCGGAACGGGAAAACTGGTTTTGGCCGCCCTGGGAATGGGCCTGGCACAATACCTTATTCGCATTTGGTTGCCTGTTGGGTGGAGTATGCCTTACACCGGATTTCAGTTTCCGTTTTTTGTGCAATACATTGTAATGCTGGTTACGGGTGTTCTGGCCTATAATAACAATTGGCTGGATGCCATAAGTTTTAAAAATGCATTGCGCTGGTTTGTTTTTGCTCAGTTAATGATTTGGCTGGTATTGCCCGTTATTCTATATGTGGGAGGGAAAAACGGAGGTGTTGAAACATTTATGGGGGGTGGCAGCTGGCAGAGTTTTGCCTGGGCAATTTGGGAACAGCTGGTTGGCGTTGCCATGATAATAGGGCTGTTAGGATTGGCAAAACGCTACTGGAATAAACAAGGGAATGTAGCGCGGCAATTGTCAGGTAGTGCCTATGGTGTTTTTATTTTTCATGCGCCGATAATTGTAGGCGTTAGCGCCCTTTTTGTGAGTTGGCAAAACATAAATCAGTTGCTGAAATTTATGGTGGTGGCTCCGCTTGCCCTGTTGGTTTGTTTTGTGTTTGCGTGGCTGATAAAACAAATTCCGGGTATAAAAAAAGTAATTTAG